One window of uncultured Erythrobacter sp. genomic DNA carries:
- the ftsZ gene encoding cell division protein FtsZ, with protein sequence MSINIGPADTDDLRPKITVVGIGGAGGNAIANMIASEIEGVEFIVANTDAQALSTSPAETRIQLGPDITGGLGAGARPEVGKAAAEETVAEIEDALDGVNMVFIAAGMGGGTGTGAAPVIAEAARRKGVLTVGVVTKPFLFEGTRRMRAAEAGIAELQDHVDTLIVIPNQNLFLVAKPETTFKEAFELADEVLQQGVRSITDLMVMPGLINLDFADVRSVMSEMGKAMMGTGEGEGENRALDAAEQAIANPLLDGVSMQGAKGVIISIIGGEDMKLMEVDEAANHIRDLVDEDANIIWGSAFNPDLSGKIRVSVVATGIEGNAGADAPRTAQSALSSSRAPKRPVLDLSGNEEASTDDLVRSPDMDPEQEPEAEAPQMPVIPDPVEAAMLDDDGEGDAEDEDGAEPFDLTGMQAGDDMGDEGDDVDEIVDPLAGLRGAEEEDDFGDEAEGNTLDLDGEYAGEDDALDDGGEASQEEVLADADRLAEEDQPVEPRHGGRRAEILGSGGESGSGGGSGGGGGGGGSGSGGGTTLFERMANLSRSSGSEDEDGDGDGDDDDGDAPALSIPRFLGRQNNQ encoded by the coding sequence ATGAGCATCAATATCGGCCCGGCAGACACTGACGATCTGCGCCCCAAGATTACCGTAGTCGGTATCGGCGGCGCGGGCGGCAATGCGATCGCCAACATGATTGCTTCGGAAATCGAAGGCGTCGAGTTCATCGTCGCCAACACTGATGCGCAGGCGCTCAGCACTTCACCGGCTGAAACCCGCATCCAGCTTGGCCCCGACATCACTGGCGGCCTTGGCGCAGGTGCTCGGCCAGAAGTGGGCAAGGCTGCTGCGGAAGAGACCGTAGCCGAGATCGAGGACGCGCTCGACGGCGTGAACATGGTCTTTATCGCGGCTGGCATGGGCGGCGGCACGGGCACCGGAGCCGCCCCAGTGATTGCAGAGGCCGCGCGGCGCAAGGGCGTGCTGACTGTCGGCGTCGTGACCAAACCGTTCCTGTTCGAAGGGACGCGGCGCATGCGAGCTGCCGAGGCCGGCATTGCCGAGCTTCAGGATCACGTCGACACGCTGATCGTGATCCCCAACCAGAACCTGTTCCTCGTCGCCAAACCGGAAACAACCTTCAAGGAAGCCTTCGAGCTGGCCGATGAAGTGCTGCAACAGGGCGTTCGCTCGATCACCGATCTGATGGTGATGCCGGGCCTCATTAATCTCGACTTTGCCGATGTGCGCTCTGTGATGAGCGAGATGGGCAAGGCGATGATGGGCACGGGCGAGGGCGAAGGCGAGAACCGCGCGCTCGATGCTGCCGAACAAGCGATTGCCAACCCACTGCTGGACGGCGTGTCGATGCAGGGCGCGAAGGGCGTCATCATCTCGATCATCGGCGGCGAAGACATGAAGCTGATGGAAGTCGACGAGGCTGCGAACCACATTCGCGATCTGGTCGATGAAGATGCCAACATCATCTGGGGCAGCGCCTTTAATCCCGATCTATCGGGCAAGATTCGAGTGTCCGTCGTCGCTACGGGTATTGAGGGCAATGCCGGCGCAGACGCACCGCGCACTGCGCAATCGGCTCTTTCAAGCAGCCGCGCGCCCAAGCGTCCGGTGCTGGATCTGTCGGGCAATGAAGAAGCCTCGACTGACGATCTGGTGCGCTCACCTGATATGGATCCGGAGCAAGAGCCTGAAGCCGAAGCACCGCAAATGCCGGTCATTCCCGACCCTGTCGAAGCTGCCATGTTGGATGATGATGGCGAGGGTGATGCCGAAGACGAAGACGGCGCTGAACCTTTTGACCTCACCGGCATGCAAGCGGGTGACGATATGGGCGATGAAGGCGATGATGTTGACGAGATCGTCGACCCGCTCGCCGGACTGCGCGGGGCCGAAGAAGAGGACGATTTCGGCGACGAAGCCGAGGGTAACACGCTCGACCTGGATGGCGAATATGCCGGAGAGGACGATGCACTCGACGATGGAGGAGAAGCCTCGCAGGAAGAAGTGCTCGCCGATGCTGACCGCCTTGCCGAGGAAGATCAACCGGTTGAACCGCGCCATGGCGGACGCCGTGCAGAAATTCTCGGCTCTGGCGGAGAATCGGGTTCGGGCGGCGGCTCCGGCGGTGGCGGAGGCGGCGGTGGTTCCGGATCGGGCGGCGGCACCACTCTGTTTGAACGCATGGCCAATTTGTCGCGCTCCTCTGGTTCGGAAGACGAAGACGGCGATGGCGACGGGGACGATGATGATGGTGACGCACCGGCGCTCAGCATTCCGCGCTTCCTCGGACGGCAGAACAACCAGTAA
- a CDS encoding tetratricopeptide repeat protein: protein MPRILTHSLLVAAATGLLTLIAPQPAHAQSSGTAVVQPLPSPQVQRLNRALMELARRPRRVSSLLEAGDASLELGDFNAAIGFYGRAADIDPANAQVKLGLARVYLRSGRPLEAIPLFSQARNGGAPARDFLSDQALAFDMIGDGEAARAAYERAIVLNPQDDEARRRLALNYAISGNAEGFQSTLSPLIEARDPAAVRTRAFGLAILGEQERAEGIVNASMPTDLAARINPYLAFMPRLTPAQQAAAANLGIFPRAADIGREDPRIARFAREGAAGSLLEPAGEPLGAPVETVSREVAQEAPERVAEAAPETPPTAERSLPEIATREVEEPASVADAFADLDTAELPVSTARGDAVDLAAIEIPREAAPEPAPQPAEPEHPRRIWVQLATGRDVDALRFDWRRFVRTAPELLGDYEPHVTPWGQANRLLAGPLDSRSEARDLVNALSQKGLATFFYTSPEGTEIQRLTR, encoded by the coding sequence GTGCCACGAATTCTTACTCACTCGCTACTGGTCGCAGCTGCAACCGGCCTTCTGACGCTTATCGCACCGCAGCCAGCGCATGCGCAAAGCAGCGGCACTGCAGTTGTGCAACCGCTTCCTTCTCCGCAGGTGCAGCGCTTGAACCGCGCGCTGATGGAGCTCGCGCGCAGGCCGCGCCGGGTCAGCAGCCTGCTCGAAGCGGGCGATGCCTCGCTCGAACTGGGCGATTTCAATGCGGCGATCGGATTTTACGGCCGCGCTGCTGACATCGATCCGGCCAATGCACAGGTGAAGCTGGGGCTGGCGCGGGTCTATCTGCGCTCGGGCCGTCCGCTCGAAGCGATCCCGTTATTTTCGCAGGCCCGCAATGGCGGAGCTCCTGCTCGCGACTTCCTCTCCGATCAGGCGCTGGCATTCGACATGATCGGCGATGGAGAGGCTGCGCGTGCGGCCTATGAGCGAGCCATCGTGCTGAACCCGCAGGACGACGAGGCGCGCCGCCGCCTCGCGCTCAACTACGCGATTTCCGGAAATGCGGAAGGGTTCCAGTCGACGCTCTCTCCGTTGATCGAAGCGCGCGATCCCGCAGCGGTGCGCACGCGTGCCTTTGGCCTTGCTATCTTGGGAGAACAGGAGCGCGCAGAGGGGATCGTCAACGCCTCGATGCCGACCGACCTTGCCGCACGGATCAATCCCTATCTGGCCTTCATGCCGCGTTTGACACCCGCGCAGCAGGCGGCTGCTGCCAATCTCGGCATATTCCCGCGCGCTGCCGATATTGGCCGCGAAGACCCGCGCATCGCCCGCTTTGCCCGCGAAGGGGCGGCGGGTTCCTTGCTCGAACCTGCCGGAGAGCCGCTGGGCGCTCCGGTAGAGACAGTGTCGCGCGAGGTTGCACAGGAAGCGCCCGAGCGGGTGGCCGAAGCCGCGCCTGAAACGCCGCCAACTGCTGAGCGAAGCCTACCAGAAATCGCGACTCGGGAGGTTGAAGAGCCAGCAAGCGTCGCCGATGCCTTTGCCGATCTGGACACTGCCGAATTGCCAGTCAGCACCGCGCGCGGCGATGCGGTCGATCTCGCGGCTATTGAAATCCCGCGCGAAGCGGCGCCCGAGCCCGCGCCTCAGCCGGCCGAACCCGAGCATCCGCGCCGGATATGGGTGCAGCTTGCGACCGGGCGCGATGTTGATGCCCTGCGCTTTGACTGGCGGCGTTTTGTCCGCACCGCACCTGAATTGCTTGGCGATTACGAACCGCATGTCACGCCTTGGGGCCAAGCGAACCGCTTGCTCGCGGGACCGCTCGACAGCCGCTCAGAGGCGCGTGATCTCGTCAATGCACTGTCGCAAAAGGGGCTCGCCACTTTCTTCTATACCAGCCCGGAAGGGACGGAAATTCAGCGCCTTACGCGTTGA
- a CDS encoding YbjN domain-containing protein yields MRQREAEFSANDDAAPVEMLAALFEARGWECEVTSDDEMVGEVQGSWAKYQLRAIWRSADNVLQFLCLPDIRVTSEKKQSAYELLSLINEQMWLGHFDIWSNGDVLLYRHGALLGDDGMLSITQAQSLVENAIDECDRFYPAFQFVLWGDKSPRDALDAAMVDAMGEA; encoded by the coding sequence ATGAGACAGCGCGAAGCCGAATTCAGCGCCAATGACGACGCTGCGCCGGTCGAGATGCTCGCCGCATTGTTCGAAGCGCGAGGGTGGGAGTGCGAGGTCACGTCCGACGATGAAATGGTCGGCGAAGTGCAGGGCAGCTGGGCCAAGTACCAGCTCCGCGCGATCTGGCGCAGCGCGGACAATGTCCTGCAATTCCTCTGCCTGCCCGATATCCGCGTGACTTCGGAGAAGAAGCAGAGCGCCTATGAGCTGCTCAGTCTGATCAACGAACAGATGTGGCTGGGTCATTTCGACATCTGGTCGAACGGCGACGTGCTGCTTTATCGCCACGGTGCATTGCTGGGCGATGACGGGATGCTGTCGATCACGCAGGCGCAGTCTTTGGTCGAGAATGCGATCGACGAATGCGACCGCTTCTACCCCGCATTCCAGTTTGTGCTGTGGGGCGACAAGTCTCCGCGCGATGCGCTGGATGCGGCAATGGTTGACGCGATGGGTGAAGCATAG
- a CDS encoding pyrroline-5-carboxylate reductase: protein MSEFKQLLIIGYGNMSGAMLAGWLASGVSPDRFAVLNRSFKPAPEGVRVYRDIAAAAAAGTHDAIMLGFKPHQLADLAPDFQELAKQRGVYSLLAGLTLAQLREAFPQASAHVRVMPNLASRINKSPIILAQSGLDETAREGVTQFFDLLGNAVWLESEEHYDLATALAGSGPGFVYRFIDALAEAGASLGLSEDQAKSLAIAMVDGAASLAAQADISPGELADRVASPGGMTRQGLNVLDDKKALVELLTSTLDATAKRGAELAAGKK, encoded by the coding sequence ATGAGCGAGTTCAAGCAGCTTCTGATTATCGGATACGGCAATATGTCGGGCGCGATGCTGGCCGGATGGTTGGCGAGCGGCGTTTCGCCGGATCGCTTCGCTGTGCTCAACCGCTCTTTCAAGCCAGCTCCTGAAGGCGTGCGCGTCTACCGTGACATTGCCGCGGCTGCGGCTGCGGGCACGCATGACGCGATAATGCTCGGCTTCAAGCCACATCAGCTTGCGGATCTTGCCCCGGACTTTCAGGAGCTTGCAAAGCAGCGCGGTGTCTATTCTCTCCTCGCCGGACTGACGCTGGCGCAATTGCGCGAGGCATTCCCACAAGCCAGCGCGCATGTGCGGGTGATGCCCAATCTCGCCTCGCGCATCAACAAATCGCCGATTATCTTGGCGCAGAGCGGGCTAGACGAGACGGCGCGCGAAGGCGTAACGCAATTCTTCGACCTGCTCGGCAACGCGGTCTGGCTCGAAAGCGAGGAGCATTACGACCTCGCCACCGCTCTGGCTGGATCGGGTCCGGGTTTTGTCTATCGCTTCATCGACGCACTGGCAGAGGCAGGTGCGTCGCTCGGTCTAAGCGAGGATCAGGCAAAGAGCCTCGCGATCGCCATGGTCGATGGAGCCGCATCGCTCGCTGCGCAGGCCGATATCTCGCCCGGAGAGCTGGCAGACCGCGTCGCAAGCCCTGGCGGGATGACGCGGCAGGGTCTTAACGTGCTCGACGACAAAAAGGCGCTGGTCGAACTGCTCACGAGCACGCTCGACGCGACAGCAAAGCGCGGCGCGGAGCTCGCAGCGGGCAAGAAGTAA
- a CDS encoding Bax inhibitor-1/YccA family protein, with product MTDWKETQRPGFGTTPHVGGAVDARADYDEGLRSYMLSIYNYMASGVLLTGIVALLFSWGGMDGSIIGSLYQSGSPLIWVLKFAPLAFILAMSFGLHKMSQTTLQMVFWAFAIVMGMSMSTIFLVFTSQSIATTFFATAGAFAGLSLWGYTTKKDISGWGSFLIMGVIGLIIAMVVNFFLQSEAMAFVISGIGVLVFAGLTAYDTQMLKNQYAYVQGTDFMGKAIIMGATNLYLDFVNMFMFLLQFLGSRE from the coding sequence ATGACTGATTGGAAAGAAACTCAGCGTCCGGGCTTTGGCACGACGCCGCATGTCGGCGGCGCGGTTGATGCACGCGCTGATTATGATGAGGGCCTTCGGTCCTACATGCTCTCAATCTACAATTACATGGCATCGGGCGTTCTGCTGACCGGCATCGTCGCGCTGCTGTTTTCGTGGGGCGGCATGGACGGATCGATTATCGGCTCGCTTTACCAAAGCGGCAGCCCGCTGATCTGGGTTCTCAAGTTTGCACCTCTGGCCTTCATCCTCGCGATGAGCTTTGGCCTGCACAAGATGAGCCAGACGACGCTCCAGATGGTGTTCTGGGCCTTTGCGATTGTCATGGGCATGTCGATGTCGACGATTTTCCTGGTCTTCACCAGCCAAAGCATCGCCACAACCTTCTTCGCAACGGCAGGCGCTTTTGCCGGCCTTTCGCTGTGGGGCTACACCACGAAGAAAGACATTTCCGGCTGGGGCAGCTTCCTCATCATGGGCGTGATTGGCCTTATCATCGCGATGGTGGTCAATTTCTTCCTGCAATCCGAAGCGATGGCATTCGTGATCAGCGGCATCGGCGTTCTCGTCTTTGCCGGCCTTACCGCCTACGACACGCAGATGCTGAAGAACCAGTATGCTTACGTGCAGGGCACCGACTTTATGGGCAAGGCGATCATCATGGGCGCGACGAACCTCTATCTCGACTTCGTCAACATGTTCATGTTCCTGCTCCAGTTCCTCGGCAGCCGCGAGTAG
- a CDS encoding TonB-dependent receptor: protein MKFQSLFAGASICALALSASALAQDEAVSDAGDAPQTEDGEVEYIAIPDARRIDSNTILVRADRTDSGLSLSDYTGSATIVSAEEMEQRQVRDVADVLRDVPGVAVSSVAGQTQLRLRGSEANHVLVLVDGIEVSDPFSGEFDIGTLQAEIGSRVEVLRGPQSALYGSDAIGGVVAYDSRSFSGFGARIEGGTNNTINGAARWGYNLNGFDVSLSATVVSTDGEPNARPINGGGTRDIGRDSYTVSGKIAVPVTDNFALRAAARYIRTEGQFNDQNFFLTGPTFGFVVDSPETRFENEAIYALVGAKLELADNRWSHDLSAQLADITRDTFGAFGPSNASEGDRLKASYVTSYRPTGGHSITFAADWEREQFRNATPGGFAFNGQREIENVGLVGEYRYAGERFDFSAAIRHDINDRFADETTFQVGAGFNLTESTRLRASAGSGIKNPGFFELFGFVDGRFIGNADLTPEKSTSWEVGIEQSLLGGDATLSATYFDATLEDEIFTTFPAPTFVATPANRTTDSNQRGVELALSAQIAEQWSLNAAYAYLDAEENGVTEVRRPESIASAALTWTAPQEAASATLVIRHNGSTEDLAFLDPSFVPTRVTLDDYTLVNLNARVRLAAGLYLFARAENLLDENYEQVFSFVSPGRSVIAGFEATF, encoded by the coding sequence ATGAAGTTCCAATCCTTGTTTGCAGGGGCGTCGATCTGCGCGCTTGCTCTATCCGCATCCGCACTGGCGCAGGATGAAGCGGTGTCTGATGCGGGTGATGCGCCCCAGACCGAAGATGGCGAGGTTGAATATATCGCTATTCCCGATGCGCGCCGGATCGATTCAAACACCATCCTTGTCCGCGCCGACCGCACCGATAGCGGGCTGTCCTTGAGCGACTATACTGGCTCTGCCACAATCGTCTCGGCGGAGGAGATGGAGCAGCGACAGGTGCGCGATGTCGCCGATGTGCTGCGCGATGTGCCCGGCGTGGCGGTTAGCAGCGTTGCGGGGCAGACCCAATTGCGCCTGCGCGGATCCGAAGCCAACCATGTGCTGGTTCTGGTTGACGGGATCGAAGTTTCCGATCCGTTTTCGGGCGAGTTCGATATCGGCACCTTGCAGGCCGAGATCGGCAGCCGGGTCGAGGTGCTGCGCGGGCCGCAATCCGCGCTTTATGGCTCGGACGCCATTGGCGGCGTCGTCGCCTATGACAGTCGCAGTTTCAGCGGGTTTGGGGCGCGGATCGAAGGCGGCACCAACAACACGATCAACGGCGCGGCGCGATGGGGTTATAATCTCAACGGGTTTGATGTCTCGCTCTCGGCCACGGTGGTGAGCACTGACGGCGAGCCAAACGCCCGCCCAATCAATGGCGGCGGCACGCGCGATATCGGGCGCGACAGCTACACCGTGTCGGGCAAGATCGCAGTGCCGGTGACGGACAATTTCGCCCTGCGCGCCGCTGCCCGCTACATCCGCACCGAGGGGCAGTTCAACGACCAGAACTTCTTCCTTACCGGCCCCACTTTCGGCTTCGTCGTCGACAGCCCGGAAACGCGTTTCGAGAATGAAGCGATCTATGCGCTGGTCGGGGCCAAGCTTGAACTGGCCGACAACCGCTGGAGCCACGATCTCTCTGCGCAATTGGCCGATATCACCCGCGACACGTTTGGCGCATTCGGTCCGAGCAATGCGAGCGAAGGCGACCGGCTCAAGGCCTCTTACGTCACTTCCTACCGGCCAACAGGCGGCCATAGCATCACCTTCGCCGCCGATTGGGAGCGCGAGCAGTTCCGCAACGCCACGCCCGGCGGTTTCGCGTTCAACGGGCAGCGCGAGATCGAGAATGTCGGGCTGGTGGGCGAATATCGCTATGCAGGCGAGCGTTTCGATTTTTCGGCCGCGATCCGTCACGATATCAATGACCGTTTCGCCGACGAAACGACTTTTCAAGTCGGCGCAGGCTTCAATCTGACCGAAAGCACACGCCTGCGCGCCTCGGCTGGTTCGGGGATCAAGAATCCGGGCTTCTTCGAGCTGTTCGGCTTCGTCGATGGCCGCTTCATCGGCAATGCCGACCTGACGCCGGAAAAATCGACCAGTTGGGAGGTCGGGATTGAGCAAAGCCTGCTCGGCGGTGATGCGACTCTGTCTGCGACCTATTTCGATGCGACGCTGGAGGACGAGATTTTCACGACCTTCCCTGCGCCGACCTTTGTCGCAACACCCGCCAATCGCACGACTGACAGCAACCAGCGCGGCGTCGAACTGGCGCTCTCGGCGCAGATCGCGGAGCAATGGAGCCTTAACGCGGCCTATGCCTATCTCGACGCCGAAGAGAATGGCGTGACCGAAGTCCGCCGCCCGGAAAGCATCGCCAGCGCTGCGCTCACATGGACTGCACCGCAAGAGGCCGCATCGGCGACCCTTGTGATCCGCCACAATGGATCGACCGAAGACCTTGCTTTCCTTGATCCGAGCTTTGTGCCGACGCGCGTGACGCTCGACGATTACACGCTGGTCAATCTGAACGCGCGGGTCCGGTTGGCGGCCGGGCTGTACCTGTTTGCACGGGCGGAAAACCTGCTTGATGAGAACTACGAGCAGGTTTTCAGCTTCGTCTCTCCCGGTCGCAGTGTGATCGCTGGTTTCGAAGCGACGTTCTAA
- the obgE gene encoding GTPase ObgE, which produces MHFLDQAKIYLKSGGGGPGAVSFRREKYVEYGGPDGGNGGKGGDIVFEAVQGLNTLIDFRYAQHFKAKRGNHGQGRDRTGGGADDLVVKVPVGTQVLSEDKEEVLADFTEVGQRIVFLEGGMGGRGNASYKSSTNRAPRQHQPGEPGEEMWVWLRLKLLADVGLVGLPNAGKSTFINAVSNAQAKVGDYAFTTLVPKLGVVRHKAREFVLADIPGLIEGAADGAGIGDRFLGHIERCRVLIHLIDIAGDDPVQAMRVVREELEAYGAGLEGKPQLVALNKLDLADKELGDAFSEELIAAGADEVFAVSGATGAGIEQLMDAVLSYLPDRTSTETNTVEVEEVDEDGGEWSPI; this is translated from the coding sequence ATGCATTTCCTCGATCAGGCCAAAATCTATCTCAAATCAGGCGGGGGCGGACCGGGTGCGGTCTCGTTCCGGCGCGAGAAATACGTCGAATATGGCGGACCCGATGGCGGCAATGGCGGCAAGGGCGGCGACATCGTGTTCGAAGCGGTGCAGGGGCTCAACACCCTGATCGACTTCCGCTACGCCCAGCACTTCAAGGCCAAGCGCGGCAATCACGGCCAGGGCCGTGACCGGACCGGCGGAGGCGCTGATGACTTGGTGGTGAAGGTGCCGGTGGGCACGCAGGTTCTTTCCGAGGACAAGGAAGAGGTGCTCGCCGACTTTACCGAAGTGGGCCAGCGCATCGTCTTTCTCGAAGGCGGGATGGGCGGGCGCGGCAATGCCTCTTACAAAAGCTCCACCAACCGCGCCCCGCGCCAGCATCAGCCGGGTGAACCGGGCGAAGAGATGTGGGTGTGGCTGCGGCTGAAACTGCTCGCTGACGTGGGCCTTGTCGGCCTGCCCAATGCGGGCAAATCGACCTTTATCAACGCGGTCTCGAATGCGCAGGCGAAGGTGGGCGACTATGCCTTCACCACTTTGGTGCCCAAGCTGGGCGTGGTCCGCCACAAGGCGCGCGAATTTGTGCTGGCGGACATTCCCGGACTTATTGAGGGCGCAGCTGATGGCGCAGGGATCGGCGACCGGTTCCTTGGCCATATCGAGCGTTGCCGGGTGCTGATCCACCTGATCGACATTGCCGGCGATGATCCGGTCCAAGCGATGCGCGTCGTGCGCGAGGAGCTGGAAGCTTACGGCGCAGGGCTGGAGGGCAAGCCGCAACTGGTCGCGCTCAACAAGCTCGACCTTGCGGACAAGGAACTGGGCGATGCCTTCTCCGAGGAATTGATTGCGGCGGGCGCGGACGAGGTCTTTGCCGTCTCCGGCGCGACCGGCGCGGGGATCGAGCAATTGATGGACGCGGTGCTTAGCTATCTGCCCGACCGCACCTCGACCGAAACCAACACGGTTGAAGTCGAAGAGGTCGACGAGGATGGCGGCGAATGGTCGCCGATCTGA
- the proB gene encoding glutamate 5-kinase yields MAITSIDQIGSAGRLVVKIGSALLVENGAPALSRLATLAKDIAKLGAGGTQIIVVSSGAIALGAAKLGLPKGGRASLADAQAAASVGQVALAQLWGEALGEHGITAAQMLVTIGDLEDRRRYLNAAATLDRLLEEGVVPVVNENDSVATEEIRFGDNDRLAARVAQAANAQGVLLLSDVDGLYDRAPSDPDAKLIERVEGVTPEVIAMAGEESGSGLGSGGMKAKLQAARIAERAGITLAIINGTGDHAISGAIKSGRGTVFLPVRSDNARKSWLGGRLAPEGVLTVDAGCVEALSGGASLLAAGLTEVEGEFDRGALVSLHGPKGERLGQGLVEYSAAECRAIAGLKQGEQEAELGYVPRAAVVHRDHMVHS; encoded by the coding sequence ATGGCGATCACTTCGATAGATCAGATCGGTTCGGCGGGGCGGCTGGTGGTCAAGATCGGCAGCGCGCTGCTGGTCGAGAATGGCGCGCCTGCTCTTTCGCGGCTTGCGACGCTGGCCAAGGACATTGCCAAATTGGGGGCAGGCGGCACGCAGATCATCGTTGTCAGCTCGGGAGCGATTGCGCTGGGCGCAGCGAAACTAGGCCTTCCCAAAGGCGGCCGCGCGAGCCTTGCCGATGCGCAGGCAGCCGCCTCTGTCGGGCAGGTCGCGCTGGCGCAATTGTGGGGCGAGGCGCTGGGTGAGCACGGCATCACCGCTGCGCAAATGCTAGTGACAATTGGCGATCTCGAAGACCGGCGGCGCTATCTCAACGCGGCGGCTACGCTCGACCGCTTGCTCGAAGAGGGCGTGGTGCCGGTGGTCAACGAGAATGACAGCGTTGCGACAGAGGAAATCCGTTTCGGCGACAATGACAGGCTCGCAGCGCGGGTCGCGCAGGCGGCGAATGCGCAAGGCGTGTTGCTGCTGTCGGATGTCGACGGCCTTTATGACCGCGCGCCCTCCGACCCCGACGCGAAACTGATCGAGCGGGTCGAAGGCGTTACGCCTGAAGTGATCGCAATGGCGGGCGAGGAATCGGGGTCGGGGCTAGGCTCTGGCGGGATGAAGGCGAAACTTCAGGCCGCGCGTATTGCCGAACGCGCAGGCATCACCTTGGCGATCATCAATGGCACGGGCGATCATGCGATTTCTGGTGCGATAAAGTCAGGGCGCGGGACGGTTTTCCTCCCCGTTCGCAGCGACAATGCGCGCAAGAGCTGGCTTGGCGGGAGGCTCGCCCCCGAAGGTGTGCTGACCGTTGACGCAGGCTGCGTCGAAGCTTTGTCGGGAGGTGCGAGCCTGCTTGCGGCGGGCCTCACCGAAGTGGAAGGCGAGTTTGATCGCGGAGCGCTTGTGAGCCTGCACGGGCCGAAGGGCGAGCGGCTGGGGCAAGGGCTGGTCGAATATTCCGCCGCTGAATGCCGCGCGATTGCGGGGCTGAAGCAGGGTGAGCAGGAGGCCGAATTGGGCTATGTCCCGCGCGCGGCTGTCGTACACCGCGATCATATGGTGCATTCGTGA
- a CDS encoding NAD(P)-dependent oxidoreductase has translation MSVYAITGATGFVGAATLDEALDAGHQVRALTRKPQGPREGVEWVAGTLSDESALVELCQGADAVIHIAGLTNTPDPALFETANVTGTANAIAAAKAAKVKRFVFVSSLSAREPDLSLYGASKARAEELVQASGLDWTIVRPPAVYGPRDNDMFELFRSARFGLVPLPPKGATSIIHVSDLARLLLALAGRKGLKTIYEPDDGREGGWSHKEMGQAIGRAVGKSSVLALNLPAGVLKVAAKADKLLRGDKAKLTADRVGYMLHPNWVARSDRAVPLDIWQPQIGGEEGLKQTAQWYEAEGWY, from the coding sequence GTGAGCGTCTACGCGATCACCGGCGCAACCGGCTTTGTCGGTGCGGCGACGCTGGATGAGGCGTTGGATGCGGGCCATCAGGTCCGCGCGCTGACACGCAAGCCGCAAGGTCCACGCGAAGGCGTCGAATGGGTTGCAGGCACCCTGTCTGACGAGTCCGCTCTGGTGGAGCTGTGCCAAGGCGCGGATGCGGTGATCCACATTGCGGGCCTCACCAACACGCCTGATCCGGCGCTGTTCGAGACCGCCAATGTTACCGGCACCGCCAACGCAATCGCAGCGGCGAAAGCAGCCAAGGTGAAGCGCTTCGTCTTCGTCTCCTCGCTCTCCGCGCGCGAACCGGATTTATCGCTCTACGGAGCTTCCAAAGCGCGCGCCGAGGAGCTGGTGCAAGCGAGCGGCCTCGACTGGACCATCGTGCGCCCACCTGCCGTCTATGGCCCGCGCGACAATGACATGTTCGAACTGTTCCGCTCGGCGCGTTTCGGCCTCGTCCCGCTGCCGCCCAAAGGCGCGACGTCGATCATCCATGTGAGCGATCTGGCGCGGCTGTTGCTGGCACTCGCGGGCCGCAAGGGGCTGAAAACTATCTACGAACCCGATGATGGCCGCGAAGGTGGCTGGTCGCATAAGGAGATGGGGCAGGCCATCGGTCGCGCGGTTGGCAAAAGCTCGGTGCTCGCGCTCAACCTGCCTGCCGGAGTGCTGAAAGTCGCAGCAAAAGCCGACAAGCTGCTGCGTGGTGACAAGGCCAAGCTGACCGCAGACCGCGTTGGCTATATGCTCCATCCCAACTGGGTCGCGCGCTCGGACAGAGCCGTGCCGCTCGACATCTGGCAGCCGCAGATCGGTGGTGAGGAAGGCCTCAAGCAAACCGCGCAATGGTACGAGGCCGAAGGCTGGTATTAG